The Chanodichthys erythropterus isolate Z2021 chromosome 12, ASM2448905v1, whole genome shotgun sequence genome contains a region encoding:
- the LOC137032841 gene encoding CD209 antigen-like protein 2, with product MYCKTQEQIMELELYDNKFRNNKNTTGPQRYCQDEGRAQNRRSRCLVVITVCLGILCLLLIAAIIYQHILSTSKRGYVWGPDGLFISNKEMSWSDSRKYCRDRGADLVIINSEEKQRHITSFLKESVWIGLSDTENEGNMKWVDNSPLKYGFWIEGEPNNYRGGDEDCIELNPTKHTLNNWNDVRCSQMRKGICEK from the exons ATGTACTGCAAGACCCAAGAACAAATAATGGAATTAGAGCTTTATGATAACAAATTCAGAAATAATAAGAACACAACTGGACCACAAAGATACTGTCAGGATGAAGGAAGAGCTCAAAATCGCA GAAGTCGATGTTTGGTGGTGATCACAGTGTGTCTCGGGATACTCTGTCTTCTTCTGATTGCTGCCATTATATATCAGCATATTCTGAGCACTTCTAAACggg GATATGTGTGGGGTCCAGATGGCTTGTTCATATCCAATAAGGAGATGAGCTGGTCTGACAGCAGGAAGTACTGCAGGGATCGAGGAGCTGATCTGGTCATTATCAACTCTGAAGAGAAGCAG AGGCATATAACGTCATTCCTCAAGGAGAGTGTGTGGATCGGTTTGTCTGACACAGAGAATGAAGGCAACATGAAATGGGTGGATAATTCACCACTGAAATATGG GTTTTGGATTGAAGGTGAGCCGAATAACTATCGTGGTGGAGATGAGGACTGCATTGAACTGAATCCTACAAAACACACCCTGAACAACTGGAATGATGTCAGATGCTCTCAGATGAGAAAAGGGATTTGTGAAAAATAG